A section of the Gloeobacter violaceus PCC 7421 genome encodes:
- the psaC gene encoding photosystem I iron-sulfur center protein PsaC — protein sequence MSHSVKIYDTCIGCTQCVRACPLDVLEMVPWDGNKAGTIASSPRTEDCVGCKRCETACPTDFLSIRVYLGAETTRSMGLAY from the coding sequence ATGTCGCACTCGGTCAAAATCTACGACACTTGCATCGGCTGCACGCAGTGCGTCCGTGCTTGCCCCCTCGACGTCCTGGAGATGGTTCCCTGGGACGGCAACAAGGCGGGTACGATTGCTTCCTCGCCGCGGACAGAAGATTGCGTGGGGTGCAAGCGGTGCGAAACCGCCTGTCCCACCGACTTTCTGAGCATCCGCGTCTATCTGGGAGCGGAGACTACCCGCAGCATGGGTCTGGCCTACTAA
- a CDS encoding BON domain-containing protein — protein sequence MRALSDVSRFGILAVALMLLISCAPGSESRESAERSLEYAERSVEAAGQAIREQTREATESVDRNIDQTGRNLQRTAGDTAIVTKVKGILAADPLVQSFAIDVQSSEGVVTLRGEVKNDAQRRRALEDAQSVKGVVQVVDQLTLKN from the coding sequence ATGAGAGCATTATCTGACGTTTCCCGCTTTGGCATTCTTGCTGTGGCTCTGATGTTGCTAATCAGTTGCGCCCCAGGCAGCGAGAGCCGCGAATCGGCAGAGCGTTCGCTCGAATATGCCGAGCGCTCGGTCGAGGCCGCCGGTCAGGCCATCCGCGAGCAGACCCGGGAAGCCACCGAGAGCGTCGATCGCAACATCGACCAGACCGGCCGCAACCTGCAGCGCACCGCCGGCGACACAGCCATCGTCACCAAAGTCAAAGGCATCCTGGCTGCCGACCCGCTGGTGCAGAGCTTTGCTATCGACGTGCAAAGCAGCGAAGGTGTCGTCACCCTGCGCGGCGAGGTCAAAAACGACGCCCAGCGGCGCCGGGCACTCGAAGACGCCCAATCCGTCAAGGGTGTGGTGCAAGTGGTCGACCAGTTGACACTCAAAAATTAG
- a CDS encoding undecaprenyl-diphosphate phosphatase, translated as MQQQIGIFEAIVLGFVQGITEYFPISSTAHLRVVPALLGWADPGTAYSAVIQLGSLLAVLTYFYKDLVEILSGTVRALRTGDTQSREVRLFWGIILGTIPIVIAGLALKSTLEAPGSPLRALSVIAVASIVMAALLWLSESLGKRTRTMKGIRVIDGILIGCAQALALVPGVSRSGSTLTAALFLGFQRADGARFSFLLAIPAIFLSGLLELKVLVDEGFSGGIGPIVAGFVSSTVFSYLAIAWLLKFLQTRSTLVFVIYRFFFGALLLGLLAAGLLPDIEPVRQALNLP; from the coding sequence ATGCAGCAGCAGATAGGCATCTTCGAGGCAATTGTGCTCGGGTTTGTGCAGGGGATCACCGAGTACTTTCCCATCAGCAGCACCGCCCACCTGCGGGTCGTACCGGCCCTGCTGGGCTGGGCCGATCCGGGCACGGCCTATTCGGCGGTGATTCAGCTGGGCAGTCTGCTCGCGGTGCTCACGTATTTCTACAAAGATCTCGTCGAGATCCTCTCCGGGACGGTACGGGCTCTGCGCACCGGGGACACCCAATCGCGCGAGGTGCGCCTTTTCTGGGGAATTATTCTGGGCACGATCCCGATTGTGATCGCGGGACTCGCCCTCAAATCCACCCTCGAAGCCCCCGGCTCGCCGCTGAGAGCGCTCAGTGTGATCGCCGTCGCCTCGATTGTGATGGCGGCCTTGCTGTGGCTCTCGGAGAGTCTGGGCAAGCGGACGCGCACGATGAAGGGCATCCGGGTGATCGACGGCATCTTGATCGGCTGTGCCCAGGCGTTGGCCCTGGTACCGGGGGTCTCCCGCTCCGGTTCGACACTCACGGCCGCATTGTTTCTGGGCTTTCAGCGCGCGGACGGAGCGCGCTTCTCGTTTTTGCTCGCCATCCCGGCGATTTTTCTGAGTGGCCTGCTCGAACTGAAGGTACTGGTCGATGAAGGTTTCAGCGGCGGTATCGGTCCAATTGTGGCGGGCTTTGTCTCTTCGACGGTCTTCAGCTATCTGGCGATTGCCTGGCTGCTGAAGTTTTTGCAGACGCGCTCGACGCTCGTCTTTGTGATTTACCGGTTTTTCTTTGGCGCCCTGCTGCTGGGGCTGCTCGCAGCCGGGTTGCTGCCGGACATCGAGCCGGTGCGCCAGGCGCTCAATCTTCCATGA
- a CDS encoding adenylosuccinate synthase, with amino-acid sequence MANVIVVGAQWGDEGKGKITDLLSVSADVVVRYQGGINAGHTVCVGEQTFKLHLIPSGILYPETCCVIASGTVVDPKVLLEEIRHLEELGISTKNLFIAETAHVTMPYHRLIDIAEEERRGKNRIGTTGRGIGPTYADKSGRTGFRVLDLMQPEGFREKLEWIVPLKNVLLERLYNLPPLAVDQVAEQYLAYAEQLRPYVIDASLLIDQAVRTHRNILFEGAQGTLLDLDHGTYPYVTSSNPVAGGACVGAGVGPTIIDRVIGVAKAYTTRVGEGPFPTELRDEVGRHLGERGAEFGTTTGRPRRCGWFDAVIGRYAVRINGLDCLAITKLDVLDELESIKVCVAYHCPSKTVEEFPSDANLFGRCEPVYETLPGWKEPTGHCRTLEELPPKARDYLEFLAHQMKTPIALVSVGANREQTIIVEDPIHGPKRGLLGHNGD; translated from the coding sequence TTGGCTAACGTAATCGTGGTCGGCGCCCAGTGGGGCGACGAAGGAAAGGGCAAGATCACCGATCTGCTCAGTGTCTCGGCGGATGTCGTCGTCCGCTACCAGGGAGGCATCAATGCCGGGCACACCGTTTGTGTCGGCGAGCAGACCTTCAAGTTGCATTTGATTCCCTCGGGCATCCTCTACCCCGAGACGTGCTGTGTGATCGCCTCCGGCACGGTGGTCGATCCCAAGGTTCTACTCGAAGAGATCCGGCACTTAGAAGAGCTGGGAATCTCGACAAAGAATTTGTTCATCGCCGAAACGGCCCACGTCACGATGCCCTACCACCGGCTCATCGACATCGCCGAGGAGGAGCGCCGGGGCAAAAACCGCATCGGCACCACTGGCCGCGGCATCGGCCCGACCTACGCCGACAAGTCCGGCCGCACGGGCTTTCGGGTGCTCGATTTGATGCAGCCGGAGGGCTTTCGCGAAAAACTCGAATGGATCGTGCCCCTCAAGAACGTCTTGCTCGAGAGGCTCTACAACCTGCCGCCGCTCGCGGTCGATCAAGTGGCTGAGCAGTACCTGGCCTACGCCGAGCAACTGAGGCCCTACGTTATCGACGCCTCGCTGCTGATTGATCAGGCGGTTCGCACCCACCGGAACATTCTCTTTGAGGGCGCCCAGGGCACCCTGCTCGATCTCGACCACGGCACCTACCCCTACGTCACTTCCTCCAACCCGGTGGCGGGCGGCGCCTGCGTCGGGGCGGGGGTTGGACCCACGATCATCGACCGGGTGATCGGGGTGGCCAAGGCCTACACCACCCGCGTCGGTGAAGGCCCGTTTCCGACCGAATTGCGCGACGAGGTCGGCCGCCACCTCGGGGAGCGCGGCGCCGAATTCGGCACCACCACCGGTAGGCCGCGCCGCTGCGGCTGGTTCGACGCGGTGATCGGCCGCTACGCCGTGCGCATCAACGGCCTCGACTGCCTGGCCATCACCAAGCTCGACGTGCTCGACGAACTGGAGAGCATCAAAGTCTGCGTCGCTTACCACTGCCCGAGCAAGACGGTCGAAGAATTTCCGAGCGACGCCAATCTGTTCGGTCGCTGCGAACCGGTCTACGAGACTCTGCCCGGCTGGAAAGAACCGACCGGCCACTGCCGCACCCTCGAGGAGTTGCCGCCCAAGGCACGCGACTATCTCGAATTTCTCGCCCACCAGATGAAGACGCCCATCGCCCTGGTCTCGGTCGGTGCCAACCGCGAGCAGACGATCATCGTCGAAGATCCGATCCACGGCCCCAAGCGCGGACTGCTCGGGCACAACGGCGATTAG
- a CDS encoding shikimate dehydrogenase yields MSDSPAIRGTTRLLGLLGYPVGHSLSPVMHNAALARLGLDLVYVPLPVAPADLPQAVAGLRRAGFVGFNVTIPHKQAIVPLLDTLTPEAKGAGAVNTVRVETDGSLTGTNTDIEGFMGPIETVPFQGAATILGCGGSALAVALGCAQLGFTRIHVVGRDPAKLAAFKSHLHPAATVEIDLWEQLESLLPGTGLLINTTPVGMIPATEASPLEDLGALPLKACVYDLIYRPRPTRLLQLAVARSLQTFDGLGMLVGQAEAAFYFWTGCKPPTQLMLQTACKALAHD; encoded by the coding sequence ATGTCCGACTCTCCAGCTATTCGCGGCACTACCCGGCTGTTGGGCCTGTTGGGGTATCCGGTCGGCCATTCGCTGTCCCCGGTGATGCACAACGCCGCCCTCGCCCGCCTCGGCCTTGATCTGGTCTACGTGCCCCTGCCGGTGGCCCCCGCCGATTTGCCCCAGGCGGTGGCGGGTTTGCGGCGCGCAGGCTTCGTGGGCTTCAACGTCACCATTCCCCACAAGCAGGCGATCGTACCTTTGCTCGACACACTCACCCCCGAGGCCAAGGGCGCCGGTGCGGTCAACACCGTGCGCGTCGAGACCGACGGAAGCCTCACCGGCACCAACACCGATATCGAAGGCTTCATGGGTCCGATCGAAACGGTGCCGTTTCAAGGAGCGGCCACTATCCTCGGCTGCGGCGGCTCCGCCCTCGCAGTCGCCCTAGGCTGTGCCCAACTGGGATTCACGCGCATCCACGTTGTCGGCCGCGACCCTGCCAAACTGGCTGCTTTCAAATCGCACCTGCACCCCGCCGCCACCGTCGAAATTGATCTTTGGGAGCAGCTGGAATCGCTGCTGCCTGGGACGGGGTTACTCATCAACACCACGCCCGTCGGCATGATCCCGGCCACAGAAGCGAGTCCGCTCGAAGATTTGGGGGCTCTGCCGCTAAAAGCCTGCGTCTATGACCTGATTTACCGGCCGCGCCCAACCCGGCTGTTGCAGCTGGCGGTGGCGCGTTCGCTCCAAACCTTCGACGGTCTGGGCATGCTCGTAGGGCAGGCTGAAGCGGCCTTCTATTTCTGGACAGGCTGTAAGCCACCCACGCAGTTGATGCTGCAGACCGCCTGCAAAGCGCTGGCGCACGATTAG
- the gatC gene encoding Asp-tRNA(Asn)/Glu-tRNA(Gln) amidotransferase subunit GatC codes for MIDREQVKKVAFLARLEISEQEQEMFTRQLGAILDYIAELQQVDTEGVPPTTRAIEVHNVVRPDALVVFEDREGILENAPERAEDFFKVPRIMED; via the coding sequence ATGATCGACCGCGAACAGGTGAAAAAAGTCGCCTTTCTGGCCCGCCTGGAGATTTCCGAGCAGGAACAAGAAATGTTCACCCGGCAACTGGGAGCGATCCTCGACTACATCGCCGAGTTGCAGCAGGTGGATACTGAAGGCGTACCGCCCACGACCCGCGCCATCGAGGTCCATAACGTCGTGCGGCCGGACGCGCTGGTGGTGTTCGAGGACCGCGAAGGTATCCTCGAAAATGCGCCGGAGCGGGCCGAGGACTTTTTTAAGGTGCCCCGGATCATGGAAGATTGA
- the ntcA gene encoding global nitrogen regulator NtcA, whose product MSWDDPFASLFRQAESGSQFPPVVEHYDRGKTIFFPGDPAVRVYFLKRGAVKLSRVYEHGEEITVALLRENSVFGVLSLITGHRSDRFYHAVAFTPVDLIAVGVEQMERIIQEDPDISRLLFQGLASRILQTEMMIETLAHRDMGSRLESFLLILCRDFGLPTKDGVTIDLRLSHQAIAEAIGSTRVTITRLLGDLRKKKLISISKKRITVHDPIKLGQRFA is encoded by the coding sequence GTGAGTTGGGACGATCCGTTCGCTTCATTGTTTCGTCAGGCGGAGAGCGGCAGCCAGTTTCCGCCGGTGGTCGAGCACTATGACCGGGGAAAGACGATCTTTTTTCCGGGTGACCCGGCGGTGCGCGTTTATTTTCTCAAGCGCGGCGCGGTCAAGCTCTCGCGAGTCTACGAGCACGGCGAAGAAATTACCGTGGCCCTGCTGCGCGAAAATAGCGTCTTCGGGGTGCTCTCGCTCATCACCGGCCATCGCTCCGACCGTTTTTACCATGCCGTCGCCTTTACGCCGGTGGATCTGATTGCGGTGGGCGTCGAGCAGATGGAGCGCATCATTCAAGAAGATCCGGACATTTCGCGGCTGTTGTTCCAGGGGCTCGCCTCGCGCATCCTGCAGACCGAGATGATGATCGAGACGCTCGCCCACCGCGACATGGGTTCGCGCCTGGAGAGCTTTTTGTTGATTCTCTGCCGCGATTTTGGCCTGCCCACCAAGGACGGGGTGACCATCGACCTCAGGCTCTCGCATCAGGCGATCGCCGAGGCGATCGGTTCTACGCGCGTGACGATCACCCGGCTTCTGGGGGACCTGCGCAAAAAGAAACTCATCTCGATCAGCAAAAAGCGGATCACCGTCCACGACCCGATCAAACTCGGCCAACGCTTCGCCTAG